The stretch of DNA TGGAGGGGAGCTATCAGATGCTGAAGCTGACAGTAATTTAAAGGATACAGAGAAAGAACTGGCACCCAGTAGTGCTAAGAAAAGGAAGACTGACATAGAAAATGAAGATGTGAGTATAATGTATCTATTTATGGCCATATTTCTATATTAAAAACTTCTTGCGTAGAtatgtaattatatattttttgctacTGCAAAATTCCTTTTTGGTAATTCTTTTGTTTAGAACAAAAGAGGGTGTATTGAGTTTTGACATAATGGACACAGGTTGTCTATATTTGTCAAACAGTTTGTACACAAAGactagaataatttatttgatattttaatgATGGTAGATCATTCTTATAAAACCACTATTTTTCTTATAttagttaatatttaattaaaaaaatattaaacttgtATATTGTTTATTATACTCAATTCTTGTAACAAAATCTTCCTATTTTTATAGAAATGGATTGTCAACTTCAACTTTGTTAACCAACTTCCAAAAAGGAATTTATTTCCATAATTATAACTAATAAAACTTCTTGTATTTCTTAGGTGGCAGACAAAGATAAGAAGCTACGAATAGATCCATACTGCTGGCGGTGTCACTGGGCAGTGGAACCATCAGGCAACGAAAAGGTGCACCCTCCTTTGCAGTGCTCAGTGTGTCCACGTTCGTTCCATTATAAATGCCTCTCAGGCTCAGAACGGAACAGAATACATTCAGAAAAGAATTGGGTATGCCCTGAGTGCATGATGATACTGCAGGCAGAAAGCTCGGAGACTAGGTGAGTAATTTTAACATTGGAAGATCCAGCTTAAACAGAATCTGAAATAGCTGGCACATAGTGGGTAACATAACAttaagtacatccatcacattttgaactaagtacccacagttCACCGAGCTTAGTCACAATGAAAGTAAccatttatttagtaggtatataTTCAGATTGCAGAAACTACCTCCTAATTAAAATACTAGGTTGTTTTAATAAGTTCTTGGCATTACTTTTTATGTAATTTGTTCTAGGTACTAGAACAAGTAACTtcattatacctacctaattaattaatttcctagtatctaaataattaaatcaTGTTCTGCCATATGTTTAATCATACAAATAAATGCCTTATTGATTTACTCAAATGGTTTCTGTTTGTCtatccaagtagttaatgctattagcaaattttaaaaaattgtTTCTGACTCTTAAAGTTATTATCAATTTGTGTTGTAATCTCCTAGTTGTATTTAAGGTTATCTGCATTTGAGGTCGAGAATTTGACAGTAAAGGAAATGATTTACATTTTGTGCAGGAAAATGATGCTTTAAACAAAGGAAGTCAAAAGACAATGatttattgattattattttgtaggtAGGTAACAAAGACAACATCAGATGTTTTgaaatacctattttgtcaAAAGAATATACTTACTGCTAGTATAACAGTACCAGGTTTCCGATTCTCATTCTTAGTATCTAcataatagtaaatatttaGGTTTCGTCATAGAATAGAGAATAATActgtgtatagaacggtaattccgCTCTGCCGCTCTGGGTCTTTAGTTCGAATgatcgtaagccgctaaggagtataGGAGAGATACTATATCAATGAGACTATTGTAAGGAAGTCCAGGACGTGGTTTAGTAAtgtggtatatctatgtttCTACTTATGGTTTTATGTCATGTCAAAATTTGATTGACTGGTGAGAACAGATGGTGGTGAGACCTGCAAGAGTCATGTCGACCACATGCTGCAGACCTCAGTAACAACCAATAGTAGCTAACTACAAGATTTAGGGGGGAGACctgtggtatatctatgtttttacctatggttttatgtcatgtcaaattatgattgataaaaatgcaaattccgttttattgaatatattacAAATAACAAAAGGTTTGAGGTTATGTCGTGTGTTTCAGATCGCCGGCCATGAAAAAGATATCCCTTGGGATGCTGTGCGACCTGCTCCGACACGCACTAGACCGGATGATGGAAGTCAATGGggtaattcaattcaattcaattctttattcataataaatattacacgtcaacaaatatttcgatgagtacacattatatagattactttacaatatttcaatattacatcacaataaaatcataacaatatacaaattacatcgctatattgtcgtcatcctaattttatgCTATTGAGAAACTCTGTTAAGTCATAATAGGCTTTATGAACCAAATAATGTTTTGAACCATATAATGAACCATATGAACCATATAATgaacattttatatattatttttaatatcagTAGAACctgggcctccagatcgtgagcccaaccctctaaccactagatcacgaaGGCAATTACCACTGTTCGAACaggtaagataattccgtgcttcggagggcacgttaagcctgttgggctattagccgtaaaacaccaactcacagtggagcagcatggtggagtatgctccatacctcctccagttgtttgaggggaggcttgagcccagtagtgggacgtatataggctgtctatgttataatatgtttatgTCTAGGTACTATATCCATCGCCATTTTAGgattactttcttattatttgtggatctgcccaccctattaggaattacgggcgtgattttatgtatgtacgagtCATAATGACTGTGTGTGATACTAGTTGGCGATTTCAGGGACTAAAGCACGGGGTATTTACCTAAACCTACCTATATAGTTTTAGGAACATTTTAGGtacatacttacgtaaataataaaaaaatatcgtctAGCGGttttttagtaggtacctatacggGCAAACAAAGCGGTTTCGTTTTATAACATTACGGATATCACATTCCTTGTTACAAGGCGTATATTCAATAAACAGGCAAAGGAACTTCGCAATAATAGGGAGCAGTCGCATTCAATAATGTAGTAGTGTGTATCGGAGCGGTACTTTCACCCGAGTTTATACCGAGCGGCGAGCACCAGATATTACCATGTACGCGGGCGGGGCGGCGGTGACCTTGCTACTTATCTACGAACCGCGTGACGTAGCCCATCCCGCTCCAACCCGCCTGCTTGGCTTGGCAATCAATACCGACGCGCCGATCTCCCGTCTCGCTCTAAACTATTAATAAACATCTGCACGTACAGTATACACGTCTGTCAACGTGTGTGTTGCAGTTTTCTTGATTCATATATTGTCATGCTTTCCTATTAGCAGATATGTATATTGAAGTTTCGGCTTTGTGTCAAACCAACAACGGTTTGTGTTGTTGGCTGATACGCGATATAAAATTAACGATCACGCGATGTTTTCTGAGATACCATGTTGCTattatgtgaattaatttaataattcgaAAATTGGTCTTcttttattgtgtgggttgtgaggtggagaaccaacctcatcaaccctggtgtcagggttactattgagccgccaaaggcccatgacgtggctcatgtaacgactatttatttacatcattaagtagtaaccaggaccaacggcttaacgtgccttccgaagcacggaacatcttatactttcggacaatcaggtgatcagcctgtaatgccctaaccaaactagggaccacaaagtaatttttgtgatattccccaccgggaatcgaacccaggatcgtgaacccaacgctcaaccacagaggtcgtttgaAAATTGGTGAATGAATCGATAATGCTGGTTTATTAATTGAATCGAATTTATGAGATTATTTAAATagatagtaaaatattattccccaccgggaatcgaacccaggatcgtgaacccaacgctcaaccacagaggtcgtttgaAAATTGGTGAATGAATCGATAATGCTGGTTTATTAATTGAATCGAATTTATGAGATTATTTAAATAGATAGTAAAATATTATGAGATTATTTAAATagatagtaaaatattattaagtcaTGTACTTACAACTAATTTGCATATAATGTTTATGTGTGATGtggattttctttatttattttttattttgcgtAGGTATGtcagttttgtaaaaaaagaatcGCTCCGATGTTAAAGTAGAGCATTTCGAGTATGTGTTAGGCGCCCCCGCCCACACAAATATGCGTCAGTGCGCTTCAATACATGTACACTTAGCCTAACaaagatcacgcctgtttctTATAGGAGTAGCTCAGAGGCCATTGAACTCCACACATGCGTTATGATTATTCTATCTTAcccagcctgtatccacccactgcacgccatcctttccggtcctgtgcaagtctcatccattgctttccgacatacctcacaatgtcatccgaccaccgggctggtggtctgcctcgatatcgcataccatcccttggccaccattcagtaacagccttagtccgtCTGTTATcgtcccgtcttgccaagtgtcttgcccatctccacttaagcctagcgattcgtatacctacatcttcgactttagtgcgttgccgaatttcgacgtttggtaTACGATCTACTAGGTGGATGCCTAATATGGCGCGCTCCATAGCCCGTTGTGCCActctaattttataaatgtgctCTTTCGTTAGCGGCCATGTTTGGGCGCCATAACTGAGTATGTATTGAGATTATTAATTATGACCTACTTAATGActgagattattattataacaaattataaataatagtcagaggtatatcctcTGCAAGATAAACTAACTATCCACACCTTAActagctttttgttagaccaacgtgatagatgatgagccgcatcgccgtctgatattataatctttatttatacatattgacaaaagaaataaacataaggTGTAAATTGGCTTACTTCACAGCCTTCCACTTTCATcagtctttattatttttaacactaCAAATGCTGTTAAATATGGACATTCACTACACTActtacacagacacacacactatCGATACACTATCTTCTCTCCTATACAAGAAATACTGTGCACTATGCTATGGACGATAGAAGATTCACTGTGTAATTTAGATACTGCAGAACTTTACATGTAAAACTGCTGTTGGAtatcttatgaataaaataaataagaaaattcttTAATGTGACTTCATTTTGATGTTTAAGGTGGAGCCATTCGTGCACCCAGTGGACCGGACCTCCTTCCCGGACTACGACAAGTACGTGGTCCACCCTATGGACCTCACACAAATGAGGGCCCAGATCAACGAGGGCCTCTACGGCAGTACGGAGGCGTTCGTCGCCGACGCGCAGTGGATCCTGCACAACAGCATCATATTCAACACATGTGAGAATTGTTGGTCATCCTTTCCTTATTTTTTGTGTTGCTGGGTTCGCTTTTGCTTGATCACGAGTTCACTAACAGTATTTGTTGgattgtatataaataataaatgaatgtgtcggatATAGTCTTCAATAATACTAGGAGGTTCACTGAAACGCAAGCCTTACTCACGGCTTTTTCtgacaataggctacttgacagttttaacaataaaatatgaaatattattatgtcgGATAtgatagtttatcatttaacgataattatccaacaaTAATtgagatcatttttaaatattttacttttacaaaataagaatgcgttttttatctgtgtattacaaaacccgaaacacgggcggccatgattgagcatCGTAATAACCAAATACCTACTATCTCTCAGGTTTTAAGTGatactgtgacgtcactgggcaaactGTCATGTGGCCAACCGttttcgaggagctcggtggcgcagcggtaaatgcgctcggtctgcgattgttgaagttaagcaactttcgcaaaggccggtcataggatgggtgaccacaaaaaaaaagttttcatctcgagctcctccgtgcttcggaaagcacgttaagccgttggtcccggttgcattagcagtcgttaataaccaccaatccgcactggacccgcgtggtggttaaaggcccgatctccctatccatccatagggaaggcccgtgcccctgcagtggggacgttaatgggctggtgatgatgatgtgttttttctttctattataTGAAGCGTATAAAATAAGCTAGCAAGTTGCCAATGATTAGGTGGAATGGGATTGAGtgtttaaaaaattaaaccgtaataAAGCAGGTACCCGCTGTCGtaggtttctttttttagtttttacctCTTACCGAAGTAAGAATGCTGATAGTGAgtgatttttcacacaaaatttGTCACTGTTTGATTTTGTTAGTAAATATTATGCCAGAATAAGAATACCTTTGACCTGTTTCTTCTGTTATGGTTccccatttttaattaaattgtcttttaaCACTTTATAAACAAATACAGCTGGTTTGACACGTAATACCTGGagaaaaatgtattattagAAAAACAAATGTTACACACTATAAAGATGACTATAATGCAAAAACCTGTCAGAAATAAAGGCTTATATTATAATACCGGGAGAAGTAATGAAAACAATATTTAGTAAGCTGAAAGGCGCTGCACAATATCTCACAACATTGCGTTTAATTTTTGCTTTTCTATTtcattttgaatattaaggGCCGTCTCACTACGCTAATAAGTGTTTGATAGCCTTTTATTACTCTGGCAGATACTAAGTACTGCTATTATACACTCACGATCGTCTGTTACCAACAGATATAATTAAAATCCCGATAAATGGCTTTTAGACAGTTTATGAGTGGTGAAACAGCCCTGTATATGAAGTGCTATGATTTCGATTATGCTTTTCCAGTGCAAGCGAAGTTGACTGGCGGGGCGCGCGCTCTGGTGAGGTCATGTCGCGCGGAGATGGGCGAGATCGAGGCGTGTCCCGAGTGCTACGCCGCCGCGCATGCGCGCCGCCCCACCTGGTTCACCGACGTGTGTTCCACACCACACGTCCTGCTCTGGGCGAAACTCAAAGGTAACTCCTTCAGTTTATAACGtcctaagtactttatttattctCACGCAAAATGTGGGTACTtcttctgctatcgtgtggattgagaggtacattaccaacctcatcaacccttgtgtcagggttattagggTAATGTGGGTACTTGGATTTTGTTTCGTTATACAAAAGTACCTTCTGTGTCTCTTTAATATCTCATTCTTCAGATGAGTCAGACGAACTTTCGCTGGATGGTTTGTAAACAAACGATCAAGTTGGGAACACGTAACCGTGTGGCCCACCACAAAGCACTAGATTTTATCCTCGATACGTTGATGTACTCCAGGGTTCCCCTACTGGCCAGCCAAGGGCATGTCCGTGGGCAGCGCGGGGCTGGTGGACGTGCGGTTCTTCGGAGCGCACGACCGCGCCTGGGTGCCCGCCAGAGATTGCTTTCTCTACTCCGAGAAGGACCCCAACAACTTCCGCAGCAAACGCCAGGATATCTTAGATAGCATGCAGGTTTGTTTTACTTTCATTTAGGCATATCATTAAGCCAAGTTTGGAAAATCTGGCGAGTCGGTAGTTTGCTACTAAaccacctccatcaacccgcagtggagtatatCTCCTCGGGACGATTGACGGTAAGTGTGTGCCCGGAACCATGCCTCgtattggctgtttatgttctGTAGGTGTCTCTTAAATGTACAAAGTAACTTAATGCAATGTTTCATTCAATACTCTATGTTGATTTATTACAGGAAGCCGAACAACACATCCGTAACATATCCCGCAAGTACGGGAAGTTCGTGTATCCACCGTTCAAAACACAATTCGATCCAACAAAGTTAAATGAACAACTCAAAATGATGGTAAGTTATTATTTCTCTCCATACCCCTCCACACAGGCCTGTGGCACACCCTGAAGAAAtcttacaaaacacctcgttttacacagactcagaaatcagaatcatttattcaacgtaattatcatggataaacttaattaaaacacataataacgggtttttaccgctttcatcagtcatcccgtgatcatggcacttgcaacagtgtcgaaatatcgggagtgtcatatccctgctttaaacgcgctaagaacccgttattatgtgttttaattatgataataaccgcgtaaacttaaaacaatggataaacttgttgaaaatcaatgtaacatttttgaatttacgtcatttcgcaaggtgttatagttCTAATCGATCAATGTTCGTGTTTCAGATACCATCATTTGAGGGCGAAGTGAGATCTCCAGTGAAGGACAAGCCTGGGAACTCACCGAGCATGGACAAAAACAAGAGCAGGTCCAACTCTAAAAGCTCTAAGGAATCTGGTAACGATGGGCAAGTATTATTTTATCAAGGACTCAAATAACCTGCAAATCTCCTCTTCTAGACGGTGGACTGTCTTTACCTTGTAAGGCCCGGTTATCCAGACACTATTAGACAAGTGTGATTGTCGATATAAAAAAGAGAATATATGAATTTCACCCGCGCGTATGACACTATTTACtgaattaaaatacaaaatagaaggttgtctggaagaaatagcTGTACAAGGCcgccaattgggtagtttcctatgtcaaagataaattaagaaattccgattactaaataaagacggatgtaaaggtgacaaaaaacggtttaattattctatttaacttatttatgaattttaataaagaaaaatgtacattttgtctcgttttcctatgacgtcacatgttgctttctCATATAAAtaccatagtcatttcgtgttttggcgtttagtaaaaagtaactgatttgactagttggaaactagcctattgctgtAATCTCGCGTATtgctttaaaatgttttttgtctgtgtgttcaataaaataaatttgatttgaaaatataACATGTTGCGTTGCAATAATGCCTCAGTctagtatttaaaattataattcagtaattttaatatttgtaaatgAAACTTACAGTGAGACAAGCGAGGGTGAAGATCAAGTGCCGTCTCGTAAGATGGCGGACGGTGCCGTCATTGCCCGTGAAGAGGATGACTTCTCACTCGACAAGAGCAAGTGAGTACTACCAAATTCTTAGAGCCTTGGTTGCCCACTTGAAAGAACTCTCGACTCCCGCTATGAGGTCACATATTCAAACAAGTATAGCGCCCGAACCAAAACTTTTCTAACTCATATTTAGATTATATATGACTATCACACGCtcagtggtgaaagaaaacatagcGAGGAAACCCACtgacctgtattaggctggtattcccttcccgggttggaaggtcagacagccagTCGTATCTGTATAAAAcagaacctgtcaaatcttatcTTCAAGACAGGTAATCAGACCCTGTGAAAGCGGCATAACCCAAGAAAGATGATAATACGTGTAATTATTGCTATTATGTATTGATACTACTTACTAATCACACAAGTCTATCACACTCAATATCTTTGTGTTATTTCCAGGGACAAAGCAATGGAAGTAGATACACCTCAAAGTAAAGAAAATGAGACGTCGAGAAAGCGACGGCGCTCGGAATTAGAAGAAGCTGTAATCACCATAATAGATAGCACCAGAGAAAAACGAAAACGGCTTGAAAGGCAAACAGAcgagaagaaaaaagaaagagattCTAAAGATGAGAAACAAAAATTATCAATTAAAGAAGAAGCTAAATCAAAAGAACCCACGGCAATATCGGTGGAGAGTCAACCGTCCACCAGCGTGGCCGAAAAGAAAAGTAGTCCTAAAGTAACGCCAATAAGGGTTATATCGATAGCGAAAGTAATGAGAAATGCTAAAATAAGCCCCAAACCCAACCTAGTCAAAGACGATGAGAAGCCGCCGTCGAAACAGAAAGCTAATAAAGTAGAGAAATCCGTTTCCACCGAAAAGGAGAAAGGCACACGGCACGAAGATAAGAAATCTCAGAAGCGTAgaaattctaaaaataaatcctTGAATAGCAGTAATGTAGGAAAGACTGATAAGGTTGCGGAGAAAAAGGCCGATAAAACCAATGAAACACCTAGCAAAGACAAGGCAAAAGAAACTAGCACTGCAAGTAAAAGCAGTGAGCCTGATGCAGACAAATCAAACACTAGCAGCTTAGACAGTAGCAAAAGTTCGAAGGACCGGCAAAAATTTGACGATAACACAAGCTTAGCAGTGATCGCGAGAGGAGCAGCCAACAACGGAAGCAGCGGGGCAGGTCTACCTACTATCAGCAGTGTTCGAAGTCTCTCAGCGACAGCGCAGAGCAGTCCAAATGCAGCAAAATCAACAGAAACAGTTGTAGAAGCGACGTCCGACTCAAGTATTTTCACACCTACTAGTACCGATAACGTAAGGAATATGAAGGAAGCGGTAAACAAACTGCAGAAGTTGAAGGGAGGGAACGAGGTGTCCGTCGGGAGGGTCGGCGTGAGAGCGTTCGCGAGGATGACGTCACCGCCCGAGAAGGAATTGAGGGAGAACAACGACGTGGAGGTGGAGATCAAGGCCGAGCCGATCGACTACGAGGACACGGAGCGACAGATGCAGGAGAAGATGGATCTGATGAACGCGTTCAAGCTGAGGCCGGTGAATCCGCCGGCGGGAAATGTTAATCTACGGGAAGTAAGGATAAACAAGGTGGTGGTGACGCCGATGGCGCGGAACCAGAAAGCGGCGCCGCAGCCGCCAGCGGTGCGGCCGCGGGCCAAGAAGACGTTCCCGCAGCCGAAGAAGCCGGAGGAGGGCCGCTCGGAGCTGACGAGCAAGAACTCCATGGTGTACATCCCCATCCAGCCGCCCGCCACGCaggcgccgccgcgcgccgcccgccccgccgccgcgcccgccgcgtcTGCCGCGCCTGCCGCCAAGGCCGCCAGCCACACGCCGCTCACTAACACCAGCACAGGTCAGCCATCTGCTTGTATTCTCTTATGCTCAATTGATCCTAACAATATCTTCTATAAATTGTTTTCAACGGAGGCTCTTTTGCCAGATAGTGCTGAGAATCAGAGAAACTCAAAAACGAAAACTTGCGAAGagaaaatatctaaaatttCTGATTTCGAAGGGATTCTAACCAATGCAGCTATTGACAATTCGGACGAGAATGGTAGCTAAGTGTACCAGCTCCCGAATCCTGATCCTGTCCGAATCAGATTTTTCGAACTTTTCTCTTTGAGGAGATAAAACTGAGAAGTATATACTGAAGTTACACTCGTTTTCAGCGAACGCGACAAGCTCCAGCAACACGGCGCTGGTCCCGTCGGCGTCGTTCCCGTCGAGCGCGGGGGGGCCGATAGGGCCGTCAGGAGCGACGGGCCAGGGCGTCCAGGGCGTGCCCACCACCGTGCACACCATGCCACTCATCACCTCCGTCAACGGACAGTGGACGTTCAGTCTGCAGCCTGTGCTCTCTGTTGGCGGCGTAGATGTCAGTATCAAagtcaaaagtaaaaaatgttTATCTGTGTGGCCCAGGATTAGTAGCTGCAGGAAAAATATATGTGGCCATGGCCCTAGAAGCTATCATTATCAGCCATAcgacgtccactgctgggcataggcctcccccaaggatccccTAGAAGCTATACATCACCATTATAGTAAAGGGCTACTCCACTCCGATTCGCCAGAGGCTACTAGGGCTGCTTTTCAATTAGCGTTTTTTATCGGTGAAGCGTTTGTGGCAGGAGGCGGAGAAAAGGTCAAGATAAGACGCTCATGTGAAAAAAGCCTAAAAGTCAACTCTAAATTTCCGTAAAGCATTTTTGGAATCGGCTTAGTAGTTTCAGAGATTACCTCTTATAACAA from Pectinophora gossypiella chromosome 3, ilPecGoss1.1, whole genome shotgun sequence encodes:
- the LOC126381656 gene encoding protein kinase C-binding protein 1-like isoform X2, with the translated sequence MDDNSEAHMDTGVSSTTEDIQEVQEVTGSHRNVETVITVESVKEEDMNPNRNRPVYEAKSTDKGVSNQPVPNTSHPEVTIRRITIKSPLKDVKITKTIQKSPLKSEDIQTPPVKVASKDASSNKTSQPVTEKPENPVDSTSKTETDKSPSKHSDKNTQNNSVNSSEVQKLVQNSPIKDPQLQESTLTKKTEAKQSPVKDQQVPPKEQVANVIVLKEQPTKSSSVKEQVAKTSPSKEQPSKSIPVKESPSKTNLPKELPNKTITIKELPSKVTPAKEILTKPTVIKEQMVKTPTTKESPPKIQSTPLDAEKPIDNSIKMEDTLLQGNKSKTISLIEEASNDSQVETSSDVSEKEHKNISRELRSLINSAKESKIISECTQLTSKTRKSRTPLDTSNTSLNASVEADKIQGVRRGSDNSQKSNSSEKSDKTVAKRSMRSQNPEFVSKVKSFLNSVSGKVQKVENQTGGELSDAEADSNLKDTEKELAPSSAKKRKTDIENEDVADKDKKLRIDPYCWRCHWAVEPSGNEKVHPPLQCSVCPRSFHYKCLSGSERNRIHSEKNWVCPECMMILQAESSETRSPAMKKISLGMLCDLLRHALDRMMEVNGVEPFVHPVDRTSFPDYDKYVVHPMDLTQMRAQINEGLYGSTEAFVADAQWILHNSIIFNTLQAKLTGGARALVRSCRAEMGEIEACPECYAAAHARRPTWFTDVCSTPHVLLWAKLKGFPYWPAKGMSVGSAGLVDVRFFGAHDRAWVPARDCFLYSEKDPNNFRSKRQDILDSMQEAEQHIRNISRKYGKFVYPPFKTQFDPTKLNEQLKMMIPSFEGEVRSPVKDKPGNSPSMDKNKSRSNSKSSKESGNDGQTSEGEDQVPSRKMADGAVIAREEDDFSLDKSKDKAMEVDTPQSKENETSRKRRRSELEEAVITIIDSTREKRKRLERQTDEKKKERDSKDEKQKLSIKEEAKSKEPTAISVESQPSTSVAEKKSSPKVTPIRVISIAKVMRNAKISPKPNLVKDDEKPPSKQKANKVEKSVSTEKEKGTRHEDKKSQKRRNSKNKSLNSSNVGKTDKVAEKKADKTNETPSKDKAKETSTASKSSEPDADKSNTSSLDSSKSSKDRQKFDDNTSLAVIARGAANNGSSGAGLPTISSVRSLSATAQSSPNAAKSTETVVEATSDSSIFTPTSTDNVRNMKEAVNKLQKLKGGNEVSVGRVGVRAFARMTSPPEKELRENNDVEVEIKAEPIDYEDTERQMQEKMDLMNAFKLRPVNPPAGNVNLREVRINKVVVTPMARNQKAAPQPPAVRPRAKKTFPQPKKPEEGRSELTSKNSMVYIPIQPPATQAPPRAARPAAAPAASAAPAAKAASHTPLTNTSTANATSSSNTALVPSASFPSSAGGPIGPSGATGQGVQGVPTTVHTMPLITSVNGQWTFSLQPVLSVGGVDGAPSPPMVNGLADRSPILPIAGSNTSQLVPVPVSAASGGHTPHRASSETSTPREPPRLQQRPALVHPLDPAAPLGNVPAPSTVGPLTAKLNQNAVKIADFFRTLLEDSLEKLDEPAAHLTALKMKLEQVKWQHQQEINEIKHNHELETAEMRSSFEKEKLRLVAEIRRQSQLELDAAVKFAKTKQWCANCSQEAQFYCCWNTSYCDYPCQRAHWAQHYAVCTQQRSDDGDDARLQPPPDSLPKTTAAPNLTAGKLAPSRIYTQEQTTQKPSIIVSMVEDNTGSQAIKCVGSFKPPAGSTQISPLILNKQCSPLQIMNSEEAKKVMTSGGYLIVGATNAAGATSITPARRAPAVQYIS